Genomic DNA from Novosphingobium sp. TH158:
CTAAGGATTTCGCCTGCGATGCAAGGAATGCCAGGGGCGAAACGGTCCGGTCCGTGTGCAGCCAGTCTTTCGCGATCGAGAGCGAACGGGGGCTTACGCCTGTTTCGCGTGACGAATATATCCAGGCAGTCGCGCTTGGCCAAAAGGTCAAGATCGCGGTTTTCGACAATGCCGCCATCAGGGAAGCGTCGGGCGAAAAATACATCGGCCAGGCCAGCAGCCTGACGGAGAGAATCAGCGCAGCCGACCGGGCCCTCGCAGGAGAGCTTTACCGGCAGTATGAGAAAAGCAGCACGGCAGGCGAAGACTTCCGCCTGCTTTACCGGCTCCCGAACTCCTCCCGGAAGACCTACATCGATGTGAATTCGCTCAGGGACCTGTTCGTCGCTGGCAGGAACTACCGGTACTATACGCTGCTGACGATCGATGGCGGCTATGTGTCGCACCAGAAATACGTCATGGACTGCCAGAGGAAGGTTCATGGCCCGGCCGGGATCACCGAGATAGAGCGCGGCCTTGACACCTGGTGGCCCTGGCGGGTCAAGGATCCGTACAAGGGCATCATCCTGACCCAGGACGATCCGCAGGCAGAGATTTCCTATGTCTGCGACGATCGCAACATCCGGATGGGCAGGCTTGCGGCAAGCGAAATCCTGGGCAGCGACGAGTATGCCAAGCTTCAGGTTTCGTTCGCTGCGGCCATGAAGGAGCGGGATCGCAAGCTGGCCGAGGAAAAGTTCAAAGCGCCAAGGGGATACTATCTTGCCTGCGCGGGCCGCAATTCCTTGAAAGATTACAACATGGTGTTCGTAAACTGCCAGAGCCGCGCCGATGTGGTTGCCAAATTCAAGTGGGCCCTTGGCAAACTGAACGGCGGCACCACCGAATATGAAATGATCATGGCCCGCAACTGCTATCAGCAGTTCGTCAAGTTCAACCAGATGGATGCCATGCTCAGCTCCGATCCGCAGATCCTTGGCGGGCTGTTCGCGACCTGCAATGGCGGGCTTGCCGGCCTTCAGGGTCCGAGTGCCTTTGACGCGTCAAAGCGCAAGTAGGCTGGAAAACGCCGCTTAGGCAGCAGATCGGCGCGGCCAGCCACGCGGGCTGATCGCGACGTTGCGTCTTGCGGCCTTAGCGCTGCCCGTCCCGCAGGAGGGCGGGTTCGCCGAGTGCCCTTTCCAGCTCTGCGCGGAATTTCGGGTGAGCCAGCCCGATCAGGGCTTCGGCTCGCTGGTGAAGCGACTTGCCCTTCAGGTCTGCCCAGCCGAATTCGGTGACGATAATGTGCGTATCGTTTCGCGGTGTGGTTACGGGGCCGGTCAGGGAAGGCACGATGCGCGACACTTCCCCGCCCCGGGCCGTGGACTCGCAGGCGATGATAGATTTTCCGCCCCTTGAAGCGGCCGCCCCCCGGACAAAATCGAGCTGTCCGCCCGAACCGCTGTATTGGCGGCCGAGGAGATGCTCCGAATTGCAGGCACCGCCAAGGTCGACCTGAAGGGTGCCATTGATCGAAACGACATTGTCATTCTTGGCGATGTGGCGCGGATCGTTGACGACCTGGACAGGCAGCGAATGGATCGACGGGTTGTCGTCGATGAAATCGTAGAATGCCCGGTCGCCCATCGCAAAGGTGAACACGCTGCGACCGGGGTACGTGGTCTTTGCCTTGTTGGTAACGGCACCGCACTGGATCAGCCGGGCCAGCGCCGGGGTGAACAGCTCGGTATGGATGCCAAGGTCCTTGCGGTCTTCCAGCAAGGCGCAGACGGCCATCGGCAGCGTCCCGATACCGGTCTGGATGCAGGCGCGATCATCGATCATGTCGGCAATGGTGCGGGCAATCGCCAGCTCTGCATCACTCGGCTGGCCGCAGGTGATTTCCGGAAGCGCAGCGGCATGCTCGACGATCGCATCCACCTCGGAAAC
This window encodes:
- a CDS encoding acetyl-CoA hydrolase/transferase family protein, with amino-acid sequence MNPRELYRSKLVDAREAVAAIGSGMNLAMGMAVAEPPALLEALAQRVEKAALSDLRLWYFHSLELAARTVLKPELLGRVRPHCMFLSKVERDLVSKLGADAIEFVPVAFSQSSQLLTERVELDACITCVSPMDRNGWFTFGTSNDYTSTAARSARRLIVEVNPAMPRVFGDSLLHVSEVDAIVEHAAALPEITCGQPSDAELAIARTIADMIDDRACIQTGIGTLPMAVCALLEDRKDLGIHTELFTPALARLIQCGAVTNKAKTTYPGRSVFTFAMGDRAFYDFIDDNPSIHSLPVQVVNDPRHIAKNDNVVSINGTLQVDLGGACNSEHLLGRQYSGSGGQLDFVRGAAASRGGKSIIACESTARGGEVSRIVPSLTGPVTTPRNDTHIIVTEFGWADLKGKSLHQRAEALIGLAHPKFRAELERALGEPALLRDGQR